The DNA window gaataataatatttttttttgttgtaatagGGTATGACAGCAGTGACATTAACAGCATGGTTACCTCAGCTACACCCTCCATCATGTTCACCACAACAACAAGCATTGAATCAATGTGTTAAAGCAACAAATTCTCATGTTGGTTTTCTATTCATGGGACTTATATTTCTAAGCATAGGTTCTTCAGGTATAAGACCATGTAGCATACCTTTTGGTGTTGACCAATTTGACCCTACAACAGAAGAAGGAAAAAAAGGAATCAATAGTTTTTTCAACTGGTACTATACTTCATTCACTGTGGTGTTATTGATCACTCAAACTGTGATTGTTTATATCCAAGACTCTGTTAGTTGGGTATTTGGTTTTGCTATACCAACTTTGTGCATGTTTTGTTCCATCATCTTGTTCTTTGTTGGATCAAAGATTTATGTTCATGTGAAGCCTGAAGGAAGCATTTTTTCTAGCATTGCACAAGTTTTTGTTGCTTCTTTTAGAAAAAGGAAGGTTGAGTTTCCTAGTGAGAAGGTGGTAGATGGGATTTTTTATGATCCTCCATTGGTTGGGAGTGCTATTTTGTCAAAGCTACCTTCAACTAACCAATTCAGGTATCACACCTACCTTCACATATTTGTTAGTTATACCtgaaatatgtttttttataataaatttagtGGGGCACTTCAAACCAAGTTTAGTTAGCACGGAAACGGCCACGGCAAAACGGTATCAAAAGATGATGTACCGATATCTTTATTTGCTAAGGGTATCTTTACTTCAAAACGGTATTAAAGAATAAATTCTGTTTAATATACACTGCAACGACTATAATAAGTTTCGTAACATATATGCCGATTAAAATTGCGAAAGTGTTTACGCGACTACGGCTTTTATTTAAAACCTTGATTCACACactaaatttttttgaattttttttattatcttagTTGTACTTATGGGATCGAAACATCTGCGATATGATTTTAGATCTCTAATATTAGTTAGTACGAGGAGTACTACTAAACTTTCTTTTTTATTAGATGAAATACACGTGAATCCGTTATTTTAGGAATAAGTCATATATTCTATATAAAGTGGTAAGATCCACGTATATTTTATGAATGTTAGCCAtagtcttaaaaaaaaaaaaagtgtgtttATAACATTCCTAGTTAGTATTTATGTTtgtcttattttattttggtCTTTGAATTATAGGGTTTTGGATAAAGGAGCTCTAATAATGGAGGGTGATTTAAACCAAGATGGAAGCATAGTAAATAACTGGAATCTTGTGAGCATTCAACAAGTAGAAGAGGTAAAATGTTTAGCAAGAATTTTTCCAATTTGGGCCGCGGGTATCCTCGGATTCACCGCGATGGCCCAAGTAGCAACATTTATTGTTTCACAAGCCATGAAAATGGACAGACACCTCGGCCCGAATTTCCAGATCCCGGCCGGTTCACTCCAGGTCGTATCGTTCATCGTAATAGGATTATGGGTCCCGTTCTACGACCAAGTTTGCGTGCCGGCCctaagaaaaatcacaaaacatgaAGGTGGTATAACTCTCCTCCAAAGAATTGGAATTGGCATGGTGTTTTCAATCATAGCAATGATTGTAGCTGGCTTGGTTGAAAAAGTAAGAAGAGATGTTGCGAATTCGAATCCAAATCCACTAGGAATTGCACCAATGTCAGTAATGTGGCTATTCCCACAACTAATCTTGATGGGATTTTGTGAAGCATTCAACATAATTGGACTaattgaattcttcaatagaCAATTTCCTGACCATATGAGAAGCATTGCTAATGCTTTGTTCTCTTGCTCATTTGCTTTGGCTAACTATGTTAGTAGCATTTTGGTGATAACAGTTCATAATGTCACTGGAACACATAGCCATCCAGATTGGTTGACAAATGATATCAATGTTGGAAGACTAGATTACTTTTACTACCTTTTAGCTGGAGTTGGAGTTTTCAACTTGGTTTATTTTCTTTATGTTTCTCAAAGGTATCATTATAAAGGAAGTGTTGATATTCTAGAGAAACCAACTCAAGATGTGGAGTTAGGTGCAAAAGGAGAACTAGATTactttacaaaagatgtatgaagtttataaataaattatgtaGAAAAAATATATTCCTATCTTTTTGTTGTAATTTTAGATTTGTAATATAGTGTTATATTATCGATCATTTTCTTCTAGTCTTGACCAAATTAATAGAATCACACGTTTTCCttttcaacattttttttaataacaaaatatTATATTAGTAGAATAGGTGGAAATCACTAAAGTATAAATAAGCCAAAAAAGATAAGAGATATCTAGAGGATACAAAAGATCAATAAAAAGAAACCACTACAACCaacatcataataaatcaaacaaaaaaaaataaagcgTTTAagcaacaaaaacatcaactacATAAAATTTAAGTTAGAGCTCTTATTATCAAACCACTAACAACAAATTAAAATTCACCAAGAAAACACAGAAAAAAACGCTTACCACAACCTACCTCAATGTCATTCCCCTTCAAAAAGAGGAAATAACTGAAACATTATACTTATTTACAAGAATATCACATTGTCTAAAGTAGGGATCTCGTTGCTATTTGCTTCCAATGTTTATCCATTTATCGTAACGAGTGCCCATCATCTGAAATGATTGTCCTTTTACTCACCTTGCGAGAAAACGGGGAGTGACGTATCCCTACTCGGTAACAACTTGAGAGACGGTCAAAGATGATGAACACATTCCTCTGAAGAATAAGGGAATAACCACCCGTTTTTCGTGCTCTTAAAGTAGGATAATGGTTACGTTGAGCCTAAGATCCAAGCTCGAATTACTCTTATAAATAACTCAACCTTAAGTTTCAAAGATAATATTCAATTTTCACCAGAAAACACGAGTATACCAAACTTTTCACCACCTTTTATGAGTTTACTATAACACCATAACAACCTTAAAAACTTCTATCAACCCTACGACACAGGGGTATCACGTATTATACCTTTAGCAAAGACGAAAGGTATTATCCGCATAATAAAGATGTGATACCACCAAACTATACTATCCCACCTTAATTTCAATTTCGGAATAAAGACCAATAATCATAGTCCCTTAACTACTAACAAGAAATGAGTTAAATGATCTCCATGCTTCAAAGCCCTTTGGATGCTAATCTTTCGAGTTGATCACCCATTAACCAACACCGCGAGTTTGGGAGCAAATCCATAAACTCTCATCCAAACCATCCACTTCTCATTTAACCCGAATCCGAtaagcatataattcaaaaggttcaaactAACTTAATCATACTTTTTCTAAAAATCAACAATAAAAATTAGATAAATTTTCTTAGATCTCTTATCCAAATCTATCACCTCATTAACAACCACCACTTAATAAAACAACATTCTCTCATTTAAAAAAACTGATTGATTAGGAGAAATTAATTTCTCCATCACCAACTTAAGCCTTTTGAGTAACACTTTAGTCACCAGCATATAGAGAGGTCCCAAAATTAATACCACACGTTATTTTAAGTAATGAGGATATGGAAAGCAATAATTTTGAAAGGAAATGCATTATACATTATTGAAAGAAAAAACTTTTGGATGTCTTTTTCTTACAAAAGATAGTAAGATGTAGTGGGATAAGGTATAATCATTGGACGCATTTCATGGCTATTTTGATGGTCCAGAAAAAAAGAAACCGAGTATTATAAGTTATCGTATCAATTCATTTGTTTAGTGATTAAGCATGATATAATAAGTCAATAATGTTTCGTTAATCCTACTTTATATCTTTCTAATTAAAAAGCTtcctaaaagaaaaatgaaacttAACGTATAGAGTGTAGCACGCAAAATAACATCAAAACAAGCCACCTTCCCTTAGGGGTGGACAAATTTCCGCCGATTTAAAGCCACCAATCTATTGTAATTTTTATACAAACGGTTCATATTAGATCGAGTGTTAGATTGATCCAGTTGTTTAATTTGAAAAGTATATGATTGACACGGTCGAATTCAATTGATTATTTAAGATTTGTTAGAAATTGAATCCGACCGAACTCaactaaaatttaattatttatttattattattattatatattgataCATTTTAAAAATGGAGCTTAATAATTTTGTTATGATATAatcatttttataatctaataatGACATTATTTATTCACAAGAATACAAGAAAAtgcaatataaaattttaattgttatttactTTGTGTTTTAAAGTATGACAATGATCAAATTAATGTCAAATGATATTGaaacataataataatttttttaatgataaatataTAATGCTATTCTAACATTTTGattattctttttaaaattaaaaaataaatgttactGAATtgtataagaaataatttttatcgatttagtttaatatatattaaactgATTAAAGCCACCCGATTTATCTGATAAACAGATATAACTAAATCCGCCAAAAATCAAAATGTTATCGATCAAAATTAGGCTTTTAAAACCACATTTTGCGTAAATTTTAGATCTGATATCAATCCAAACCGACCGATTGTCCAGCCCTACCTTCCCTAATTATACCACTAAATTGACATTAATATATTCAACTATATGCAAATTCTTGTACACTTAAGAGTGTTTTTAGAGAAAAGGTGTGatgcactgatagtgtaaaatatttttacactggcAATGAATCACCatcatgtatctaattaaaacaattcttttatttaaaaaaaaaaattaataacatcGTAGATTGATAACTTTCTATTGAATGAGAATGTAATATCCTACCTTTTAACTCGTGTTTTTATGCTAAAACGATTTTACACAAAATTATTGTTAAAAAACATAGTTGTTTGTTGatacttaaatttttttaaaaaattaacattttaaaAGAATTTATGACGCTTCATTCATAATTGTAAAAAATgtgttaagaaaataaaataaaatttaataactgATTATCCATATCAATAGTTTTTTCTTCATGTaaatattgaagagtaattcatattcagaagatgagcatcacaAGTTCTGAGCATTAGAAGTtctgagcatcagaagttctgatgtggactgatcttctgatggttactcagaagatagtgttgaccagaagttctaTCTTCTGGGTCCTACTAGCTTAGCTATTTaattagtaagggtactttagtatttcttaGTACTGTACTgcttgtaccttagacttgttcactaagtttattctattagggcttatgtggcaaattttcttttgtataaatagccttgtagtagctatcattaagACACAACAACAATTATTCTATCATTCCTTTGCGCCGTTATTCCTTTGGtttattctctttgttatcatctttGATTCTTGTGCACCaataattggtatctagagctccggttccaaacacagggaaacacgagtgaacgcgAGTTTGTGTggctgtgtgattgattttgtttttgggaaacaaagttgtgttgaatcacatttttcttggttgtttgtgggttgggaaactgcacaagtttaaagatgagtggaagcaacttaaataccaaacttccagttcttgatggcaaAAActagaatagatggatgattcaaatgcgtgtattatttggtgctcaagatgttctagatcatGTCACTGAAGGATATgctccggttgcagcggatgcaacagaAGAACAAAGAGATGCGCATAGAGAAACGAGGAAGAGAGATcagaaggcgttgttcttcatccatcagtgtgtggatgtgaatgtgtttgagaagattgttgaTTCTATGATGTCAAAGGAAGCGTGGGATATAACGGTCAGGTGTtgcggtggtgacgtatcagtgaaaacggtgaagcttcaatccttgagaaagcaatatgagaatatcaacatgaagaacaatgagaaagtttcaGAGTATATCTCGAGTGATTTTGATCATTAACAAGAtaaaggcttgtggagaaactctttctgaacaagtaatcatagagaagatattaaggtcacttactcctctatttgattatattgttgtatctactgaacattctaaagatctggaaaccatgagaatagaagagttgcaaagcagtctagaagcacaagagttgcgtcggctgagagaacttctgaaagggaagttgagcaagctctgaaagcttcttttgtcaagaaggaccagaagcattctTGGTCAGAGGCCAagaatagacgtggtgatagattccagaaggaagcctcaacttctgatgagaagaaatatcagaagggaaaggagaagaaaaaagttcaatgttactgttgcaaataGTTTGGCCAtcttgctagagactgtttggcaaacaaaggaaggaaatcagaagaagcaaatatagctagAGGTGATTCAGATGATGAATCTATGTTATTGATGGCTTC is part of the Vicia villosa cultivar HV-30 ecotype Madison, WI linkage group LG2, Vvil1.0, whole genome shotgun sequence genome and encodes:
- the LOC131651604 gene encoding protein NRT1/ PTR FAMILY 2.13-like — protein: MSEEDNKTNHYESNGLSSSTKEKEQNIEKVCNKKPGGWKAMPFILGNETFERLAAFGLFANFMVYLTREFHLDQVYASNILNMWGGITNFAPLLGAFISDTYTGRFKAIAFGSFFSLLGMTAVTLTAWLPQLHPPSCSPQQQALNQCVKATNSHVGFLFMGLIFLSIGSSGIRPCSIPFGVDQFDPTTEEGKKGINSFFNWYYTSFTVVLLITQTVIVYIQDSVSWVFGFAIPTLCMFCSIILFFVGSKIYVHVKPEGSIFSSIAQVFVASFRKRKVEFPSEKVVDGIFYDPPLVGSAILSKLPSTNQFRVLDKGALIMEGDLNQDGSIVNNWNLVSIQQVEEVKCLARIFPIWAAGILGFTAMAQVATFIVSQAMKMDRHLGPNFQIPAGSLQVVSFIVIGLWVPFYDQVCVPALRKITKHEGGITLLQRIGIGMVFSIIAMIVAGLVEKVRRDVANSNPNPLGIAPMSVMWLFPQLILMGFCEAFNIIGLIEFFNRQFPDHMRSIANALFSCSFALANYVSSILVITVHNVTGTHSHPDWLTNDINVGRLDYFYYLLAGVGVFNLVYFLYVSQRYHYKGSVDILEKPTQDVELGAKGELDYFTKDV